The Primulina tabacum isolate GXHZ01 chromosome 16, ASM2559414v2, whole genome shotgun sequence genome window below encodes:
- the LOC142529738 gene encoding uncharacterized protein LOC142529738, which yields MSLLVLITKASCTNTTMSEEELNYPIVLNPDPINLSLTPESEDPKSERPRPIKKVTGWEISQTDKEIVKLGEIFCKQLRRKLKNTNNHGIDGFLELFTSHLMKIGEKVGISVELDQLEEGYVCKLIGKLGRLMGRDVKSLIPEACIVFEVWDVLESLVTNGLVEHSCTSNLIHNLIEKRKSNLIDLCVKHLSDIQTYELMCILKYFLLLPDDGYESLASVRKDWESQALLVIEKASGSGKHKSLAKDASLLVMLAHDGFSVTELCLHSLLSSPHLDEVIFSVCIGKLNGEELKALIRYLGKWLRKYERFPQVGPCPKASSALGLKVCDRIPTLENVIKCLGLVVDEHFSSLVLQSEIQKELRSFEGIVNSLASEARLCGTLTILTEIL from the coding sequence atgTCTTTGCTGGTGTTAATTACGAAAGCTTCGTGTACTAACACTACAATGTCAGAGGAAGAGTTAAACTATCCAATTGTTCTTAATCCAGACCCTATTAATCTCAGCCTAACGCCAGAGTCTGAGGACCCGAAATCTGAACGCCCACGCCCAATAAAAAAGGTTACGGGTTGGGAAATTTCTCAGACAGATAAGGAAATTGTTAAACTAGGGGAAATTTTCTGCAAGCAACTGAGGAGGAAGTTGAAGAATACCAACAATCATGGTATCGATGGGTTCTTGGAGCTGTTCACTTCTCATTTGATGAAAATTGGGGAGAAAGTTGGGATTTCGGTTgaactggatcagttggaggaAGGGTATGTTTGTAAGTTGATCGGGAAATTGGGGCGTTTAATGGGTAGGGATGTGAAGAGTTTGATTCCGGAGGCCTGTATTGTTTTCGAGGTTTGGGATGTTTTGGAGAGTTTGGTAACTAATGGTCTCGTGGAACATTCTTGTACTTCAAATTTGATTCATAATTTGATTGAAAAACGAAAGtcgaatttgattgatttgTGTGTCAAGCATTTATCGGATATACAGACTTATGAGTTGATGTGTATTTTGAAGTATTTTTTGTTGCTGCCTGATGACGGGTACGAGAGTTTGGCCTCAGTGAGGAAGGATTGGGAGAGTCAGGCACTTTTAGTAATTGAGAAAGCAAGCGGTAGTGGGAAACATAAGAGCTTGGCAAAGGATGCTTCGCTTCTGGTCATGCTGGCACATGATGGATTTTCGGTTACAGAATTGTGCTTGCATAGTTTACTTTCGTCTCCGCATTTGGATGAGGTTATTTTTTCAGTTTGTATTGGAAAGTTGAATGGTGAGGAGTTAAAGGCTTTGATTCGATACTTGGGAAAATGGCTTAGAAAATATGAGAGATTTCCTCAAGTAGGCCCTTGTCCTAAAGCATCATCAGCTTTGGGCTTAAAGGTTTGCGATCGGATTCCGACTTTGGAAAATGTCATAAAGTGTCTTGGCTTGGTTGTGGATGAACATTTTTCTTCTCTGGTTTTGCAATCCGAAATTCAGAAGGAGTTGAGATCTTTTGAGGGCATTGTTAATTCCCTAGCTTCTGAAGCAAGGCTTTGTGGTACTTTGACAATTTTAactgaaatattatga
- the LOC142529793 gene encoding zinc finger protein ZAT3-like — protein sequence MDNRSSDFHTPKMFSLSPARQESSGLAKQNPRKKRSKIVTAGAASRVNKSARKPDPAAPKITRPCTECGKRFWSWKALFGHMRCHPEREWRGINPPPYLRHHHDSEDSSAMTEEEHEVASCLLLLANGDDNQESLSTACTVNQGTPLHSLDYFYYYYQSDNNNNNNNNNNDRGFECSGCKKVFGSHQALGGHRASHKNVKGCYAIAMNNVDDQEHSIEGDGTRDNQMIIGHKCSICMRVFSSGQALGGHKRCHWEKAAAEEAGGFDLNFPAIDGEDQEYASSYSSIDSACLRCPDLDLSLRV from the coding sequence ATGGATAACCGCAGCTCCGATTTCCATACGCCGAAGATGTTTTCTTTGTCTCCAGCCCGACAAGAATCCAGTGGTCTAGCCAAACAAAACCCTAGAAAGAAACGCTCCAAGATTGTGACCGCCGGAGCAGCTTCCAGAGTCAACAAATCCGCAAGAAAGCCCGACCCCGCAGCCCCGAAGATCACGAGGCCATGCACTGAGTGCGGCAAGAGGTTTTGGTCGTGGAAGGCCCTTTTCGGGCACATGCGCTGCCACCCGGAAAGAGAGTGGAGGGGGATCAACCCACCGCCCTACCTCCGCCACCATCATGATAGTGAAGATTCGTCCGCAATGACGGAGGAGGAACACGAGGTTGCCTCGTGTCTCCTGCTTCTGGCTAACGGGGATGATAACCAGGAATCCCTTTCTACTGCTTGCACTGTTAACCAAGGGACGCCGCTGCATTCACTTGATTAtttctattattattatcaatccgacaataataataataataacaacaacaataatgATCGAGGGTTCGAGTGTTCTGGTTGCAAGAAGGTGTTTGGGTCTCACCAGGCTCTTGGGGGACATAGGGCAAGCCACAAGAATGTGAAGGGATGCTACGCGATTGCGATGAATAATGTCGATGATCAAGAACACAGCATAGAGGGTGACGGTACTCGTGATAATCAGATGATAATTGGGCACAAATGTAGCATCTGTATGCGGGTCTTTTCGAGTGGCCAAGCATTGGGTGGACACAAGAGATGCCACTGGGAGAAGGCCGCAGCGGAGGAGGCCGGAGGTTTTGATTTGAATTTTCCAGCTATAGATGGTGAAGATCAAGAATATGCTTCATCCTACTCTTCTATAGATTCGGCCTGCTTGCGTTGTCCAGACCTGGATTTAAGTTTACGAGTTTAG